The genomic segment TCGTTGACAAGTCGTTTGTACCATCTGTCAGTTTGCCGAGATTCGTCGTAAGCGTTTTGGCACCGTCTGTCGTTTTGTTGGCACCATCTTCAAGCTTCGACGAACCTTCTGAGGCATCTTCAAGACCTTGCGCGATTTTTTTAAGGGCTCCGAAGATGGCACTGCTGTATTGTTTCGTTACGGATTTTCGAATTTTTTCATTTAACTGTTTAGCGGCATTACTTGAAATCTGTGTCCCTGAGTAGTTCTTCGCAGGGTTCAAATAATACTCGAGTTCAATTTTTTTAGGATGTTCATCGAGTAAGGTTGTCGCATTCTTTGAAAAGTTTTTTGGAATGACGACCGTCATATAGATTTCCCCGGAACGTAACTGTTTTTCGGCTTCTTTACTTGAAAGAAACTGCCAATCAAAGTCATCGTTCTTTTTTAATTTTTTGATGAATTGATCCCCGATATCAATTTTTTCACCTTCATACTTGATCGTCTTGTCTTCATTTACGATGGCCACTTTAATATCTTCTGTCTGACCGTACGGGTCCCAGAATGCAGATAGGAAAATGGAGTTGTAAAGAAAGGGAACAAGAATGATTGCCAAGATGACAATCACCATCATCGGGCTTTTTAATTTTTTCCATTCTGAGCGAAACATGAATATAAATCCCCTTTTGAAAACTTAAAACTAATTTGAGTTTTCGGTTTTGATGAGATTTACTCTACTCTCTTTCAGAATAGAAAGCAATTCATTTAATCAAATCTTTACTATTTTGTAATGACTGACTGTGATTGATTTTAAAAGAGATAGTATTTAATGTAGGAAAAAATGAGACATGCTTCAAAAAACGAGCGTCTTTAAGGAATCAAGAGGATTTTCCCTGTACTTTTTCGACTCTCAAGATAATCATGGGCACGTGCTCCCTCAGCGAGTGGGAATGAAGTTGGATTTGATACATGGAGCTGATTTGAAATCACCCAACTGAACAGCTCACCCGCCCGTCGAATCCGTTCTTCGTCTGATGTGAGAACATTCCACAAATCACCGCCTGTAAGTGTTTTTGATGTATCCATTAAAAAGCGAGGGTCGACTGCGACGGGATCTCCACCGGTCATTCCGTAAAACACGACGGTTCCTCTTACTTTTGTGACGTCAAAACTGTTCATTAATGTTGTACCAATGGATTCATAGACGACATCGACACCACGATTATTCGTTACTGTCAGAATTTGCTCAACCCAGTCGTCCGAATAAAGAAAAACTTCTTCGCATCCATTTTCTTTTGCGATGAGTGCTTTTTCTTTGGAAGAAGTCAGTCCGATTGGAACGGCTCCATGCGAATGAACGATTTGAGTCAGGAGTTGTCCGACACCGCCAGCTGCTGCGTGAATCAAAACAAGATCGCGTGGTTGAATCGCGTAGCTGTCACGTGTCAGGTAATGGGCTGTTAATCCTTGTAGGAGCAGGGAAGCACCGACTTCAAAAGAAATCTCGTCAGGGAGCGGGATGACACGGTCGGATGGAGCGGCAACCTGTTCTGCGTTCGCATTCGGTACATCGGCAAAGGCAACACGCTGACCGACGTTAAGTCCGGAAACGTCTTCCCCGATCTGAGTGATGATACCAGCACCCTCATATCCTAAAATATAGGGAGCGGCTCCTTCTAAGTGATAATTCCCTTTTCGGCGGTAGATGTCAGCAAAATTAAGCCCGATTGCTTTCATTTCAATTAAGACCTCGTGAGATTGGATAATGGGAGCAGGAACTTCTTGATACGTGAGGACGGAGGAGTCTCCGAATGAACTGAACGTAAGAGCCTTCATATGAAACACATCCTTTTAGTAGTAATGGATTTAACATAAATCATCTAAACTGATATAAGTGCAGGAATGCGTTAAGATGGAGAAAAAGAGGGTGGAGTATTATGAAAAAAGTTATGCTTGGAGGCATTCACTTTTATCAAAAAGTAATTTCTCCGATGAAACCAGCGACCTGTCGCTTTTATCCGACATGCTCGCATTATGGAAAAGAAGCAATTGAACAGCATGGTGCCATTAAAGGTGGATACTTGACGACACGTCGCATTTTACGTTGCCAACCGTTCCATCCGGGTGGACTCGATTTTGTTCCGGAAACGTTTAGTTGGAAAGCACCGCTGCAGCGAGAGAATCCAAAAGAACGAGAGAATGATGAAGAAACGGTTGATTGAGAGCGGTCTCTGATTTTACATGCGAACGGTTGAGATGGATGATTCATACAAGTAAAAAAGACCTAATTTCCTTTTAGGAATTAGGGCTTTTTGATGAAATAAAGTATTTGGAATTTACAACTTTCCAGTTAAGAATTGTGCTTCACCCATCCCGAAACTCCAGTCAGCGGCATCGTTTTCGACGATTGACACCATCAAATCGCTTGGCGCGAGACCGCAGTTTGCTTCAAGGCGTTCTGCGAGTAAGCGGTAGAGGGTTTGTTTTTTCTCTTGCGTCCGCGATTTACTTGTAACACTAATCAAAACAAGGTTATGTGTCCGTTCGAAACCGAGTCCTGTATCTTGAATAATCATTTCGTGCTCTTTATGTGTATGGACGATTTGGTAACGATCGCGTTCCGGTACATCAAAAGCTTCGACCATCGCATCATGCGCTGTATCGAGGAGCAGTTTGAGTTCTTCTTCGTTTCGTCCTTCAATTACATCAAAACGTAATAATGGCATTCGTGACACTCCTTTTAGATAGTATGTAAAAAATGCGGGCATTGCCCGCATTTTTTATTTTATTCGAAGAATGGTTTGTATTGGCGACGTTCGTGCATGACAGATACCCATTGAACCGTTGAGAACTCTTCGAGTACCCATTCACCGTTGAAACGACCAAGACCTGAGTCTTTTTCGCCACCAAACGGCATATGTGGTTCATCGTTGACGGACTGATCATTGATGTGAATCATTCCTGTTTCAACTTGAAGCGCAAATTCTGTTGCACGTTCGATTGAAGAACCATGAACCGCACCACTTAACCCGTATGGGAGTGAATTTGCAAGTTCAATCGCATGTTCGTCATCTTTGAATGGGATGATGACTGCGACAGGTCCGAAAATTTCGTTTTTAGCGAGTGGCATATCGTTCGTTACACCAGTTACGACTGTTGGCGCGATAACGTTTCCGTTTGCTTCACCACCGACGCGAACTGTAGCACCTGCAGCTTTTGTTTTTTCGATTTCTTCCATAATACGATCGACTTGCGATTGATTAATCAATGGACCGACTTGTGTACGGTCTTTTGATGGATCGCCAAACTGTAGTTCTTTAACACGAGCGACGTATTTTTCAACGAATTCATCGTGAATCGAATCTGCGACAAGAATTCGGTTCGTTGACATACAAATCTGACCTTGGTGGTAGAATTTGCTGTAGACAGCAGACTCGACGGCACGATCGAGATCAGCATCGTCAAGAACGACGAAGACGTTGTTACCACCGAGTTCCAATGCAGTTTTCTTCAGGTGTTTCCCAGCAAGTTCACCAATATGGCGACCAACTTCAGTTGATCCAGTGAATGAGATTAAACGTGGAACTGGGTGTTCAACGATTGAATCGCCGATTTCAGAACCGCGACCGACGATGACGTTTAAGACACCTTTTGGAAGACCTGCTTTTTCAAATAGGCTAGCGAAGATTAATCCACCTGAAACAGGTGTATCAGTCGCTGGTTTGACGACGACGGCATTCCCGATTGCGATTGCTGTCGCGATTGAACGGATTGCTAAATGGAATGGGAAGTTCCAAGGGCTGATGACACCGATAACACCCAGTGCTTTCCGGTAGATGCGGTTTTCTTTACCCGGTACGACAGATGGGCGAATTTCACCATGCATCCGAAGTGGGAACGTTGCTGCTTCTTTAACGATTAAAACCGAAGCAAGGAATTCGCCTTCAGCTTTGATTCGTGTACTACCTGATTCTTTAATTAACCAGTCAATGATTGTTTCTTTTTCTTCGTACATGACTTTCAAGAACTGTTCAATCAATCCTTGGCGTTGAAGAGCCGGTGTTTTTGCCCACTCTTTTTGAGCGATTTTTGCTGCTTGATAAGCTTCGTCCAAATCGTCATTATTTGCAGCTGAAATTTCAAATAGTGTTTCCCCTGTGAAAGGATTCGTATTTTCCATGTTGCTGTCACTTGCGCCTTTGCGCCACTGACCATTGATGAAGATTTTTGTGAAATCAGTTTTCAGAGCGTTCTCGTTTGTCTGTTGCATGAGTTTTCATCTCCAATTCTTTTTTGATAACAATTAAGTTATTCACGTTATGAAAAGAAGTAAAACACAATCTGACACTTTCACAAAATAAAGTGACTCAGCTTTAATTGAAAAAGAAGAAGGATAAAGGTTTCAGTAGATGAAGAAACAGGAATTAAAAA from the Exiguobacterium oxidotolerans JCM 12280 genome contains:
- a CDS encoding quinone oxidoreductase family protein is translated as MKALTFSSFGDSSVLTYQEVPAPIIQSHEVLIEMKAIGLNFADIYRRKGNYHLEGAAPYILGYEGAGIITQIGEDVSGLNVGQRVAFADVPNANAEQVAAPSDRVIPLPDEISFEVGASLLLQGLTAHYLTRDSYAIQPRDLVLIHAAAGGVGQLLTQIVHSHGAVPIGLTSSKEKALIAKENGCEEVFLYSDDWVEQILTVTNNRGVDVVYESIGTTLMNSFDVTKVRGTVVFYGMTGGDPVAVDPRFLMDTSKTLTGGDLWNVLTSDEERIRRAGELFSWVISNQLHVSNPTSFPLAEGARAHDYLESRKSTGKILLIP
- the yidD gene encoding membrane protein insertion efficiency factor YidD; the encoded protein is MKKVMLGGIHFYQKVISPMKPATCRFYPTCSHYGKEAIEQHGAIKGGYLTTRRILRCQPFHPGGLDFVPETFSWKAPLQRENPKERENDEETVD
- a CDS encoding tautomerase family protein, giving the protein MPLLRFDVIEGRNEEELKLLLDTAHDAMVEAFDVPERDRYQIVHTHKEHEMIIQDTGLGFERTHNLVLISVTSKSRTQEKKQTLYRLLAERLEANCGLAPSDLMVSIVENDAADWSFGMGEAQFLTGKL
- a CDS encoding aldehyde dehydrogenase family protein is translated as MQQTNENALKTDFTKIFINGQWRKGASDSNMENTNPFTGETLFEISAANNDDLDEAYQAAKIAQKEWAKTPALQRQGLIEQFLKVMYEEKETIIDWLIKESGSTRIKAEGEFLASVLIVKEAATFPLRMHGEIRPSVVPGKENRIYRKALGVIGVISPWNFPFHLAIRSIATAIAIGNAVVVKPATDTPVSGGLIFASLFEKAGLPKGVLNVIVGRGSEIGDSIVEHPVPRLISFTGSTEVGRHIGELAGKHLKKTALELGGNNVFVVLDDADLDRAVESAVYSKFYHQGQICMSTNRILVADSIHDEFVEKYVARVKELQFGDPSKDRTQVGPLINQSQVDRIMEEIEKTKAAGATVRVGGEANGNVIAPTVVTGVTNDMPLAKNEIFGPVAVIIPFKDDEHAIELANSLPYGLSGAVHGSSIERATEFALQVETGMIHINDQSVNDEPHMPFGGEKDSGLGRFNGEWVLEEFSTVQWVSVMHERRQYKPFFE